One segment of Erigeron canadensis isolate Cc75 chromosome 2, C_canadensis_v1, whole genome shotgun sequence DNA contains the following:
- the LOC122590078 gene encoding F-box/kelch-repeat protein At1g51550, giving the protein MMGGGDDDDMMRMMMIRWITDDQMLSILMLLPVESILSFGMSCKKARRLTRSNALWKSICFRDWGITPTQHQHLLLLLQSSSDSSSSSSDANNSGGEFDWNRLYRRLRNLDRVSCFNMIPLDSSPTPRASHSLNFFKGCLLLFGGGSEGGRHLDDTWIAYTGNNGFFTRTIHWQRLVSSSSDTPSGRFGHSCVVIGDSLVLFGGINDSGIRQNDTWVARHHTNALSWTLLDVGPVSPPTRGAHACCSLDNHTMLIHGGIGLSGMRLGDTWVLHLSDNLSFGTWHQSIAHPSPSPRSGHTLTYIGSRTVLFGGRGTGYEVLNDVWYFDSSQPPHFQWVPVLFDLADITGGAGTSLPRVGHSATLILGGRVLIYGGEDSYRHRKNDFWLLDITSSTRLGHDQGMLWRRLKCDDGYQPRSRSFHRACADESGCYLYVFGGMVDGVLQPAQPTGLRFDGELFSVKLLL; this is encoded by the exons ATGATGGGGGGAggggatgatgatgatatgatgaggatgatgatgataaggTGGATAACAGATGACCAAATGTTATCCATATTAATGTTGTTACCGGTGGAATCCATATTATCATTTGGGATGAGTTGCAAGAAGGCCAGGCGTCTCACCCGCTCGAATGCTCTTTGGAAATCAATCTGCTTCAGGGATTGGGGGATTACTCCCACTCAACACcaacaccttcttcttcttcttcaatcctcctcagattcttcttcttcttcttctgacgCTAATAATTCTGGGGGGGAATTCGATTGGAACAGACTCTACAGGCGCCTCCGTAACCTGGATCGAGTCTCTTGCTTTAACATGATACCCCTCGATAGCAGTCCCACCCCAAGAGCTTCCCATTCTCTCAATTTTTTCAAAGGATGTCTCCTCCTTTTCGGTGGTGGTTCCGAGGGAG GGCGTCATCTTGACGACACTTGGATTGCATATACAGGTAATAATGGGTTTTTTACGAGGACCATTCATTGGCAACGACttgtatcatcatcatcagacaCCCCTAGTGGTCGTTTTGGTCATTCTTGTGTTGTCATAGGGGACTCTCTTGTTCTCTTTGGAGGTATCAATGACAGCGGCATCCGTCAGAACGATACATGGGTAGCACGACACCATACTAACGCTTTGTCTTGGACGCTACTTGATGTCGGTCCCGTGTCACCTCCCACTCGTGGAGCCCATGCTTGTTGTTCTCTCGATAATCATACCATGCTAATCCATGGAGGTATCGGCTTATCTGGGATGAGACTAGGAGACACCTGGGTGTTACATCTCTCAGACAATCTTTCTTTTGGCACCTGGCATCAATCCATCGCACACCCCTCTCCCTCGCCTCGATCAGGACACACATTGACCTATATCGGTAGTAGGACTGTTCTGTTTGGGGGAAGAGGAACAGGTTATGAGGTTCTTAATGATGTCTGGTATTTTGATTCTTCTCAACCCCCTCATTTTCAATGGGTACCCGTACTGTTTGATCTAGCCGATATAACTGGTGGTGCTGGGACTTCCCTCCCACGTGTTGGACATTCGGCCACCTTGATTCTAGGAGGGAGGGTGCTTATTTACGGTGGAGAAGATTCATACAGGCACAGGAAGAATGACTTTTGGTTGCTAGACATCACTAGTTCAACAAGGCTGGGTCACGACCAGGGTATGTTATGGAGAAGGCTAAAATGCGATGACGGATATCAGCCCAGAAGCAGGTCATTCCATCGAGCTTGTGCAGATGAATCCGGATGTTATCTGTATGTTTTTGGTGGAATGGTGGATGGGGTCCTCCAGCCTGCTCAACCTACGGGACTCAGGTTTGATGGAGAACTTTTTTCCGTAAAGCTTCTACTGTAA
- the LOC122589674 gene encoding uncharacterized protein LOC122589674: MNAEDAKKIDSIDNETFLRVFKKDHQFHSYLDAVVARRFSRMSVDLRSKSLEVYSLLATVEDLKGREARFVTTVESSDIVQDFKKKVNVLKVEVVVHEEAVLKMQQECDAEREGSRFLREKVDSLKYDRVRLVTEVILYVSRSLLYSDEVSQLLGEMASAERAEERSTVLEEFVAEGKCDLQCRGDFIANASHDLEIANQKRKEAIFRYLKKVVANPMLM; the protein is encoded by the coding sequence ATGAATGCGGAAGATGCGAAGAAAATAGATAGCATAGATAACGAGACATTTCTGCGTGTCTTCAAAAAGGATCACCAGTTTCATTCTTATCTTGATGCAGTTGTTGCTAGGCGTTTTTCCAGGATGTCTGTGGATCTAAGGTCCAAGAGCCTGGAGGTGTATTCCTTGTTGGCCACCGTTGAGGATTTGAAGGGTAGGGAGGCTAGGTTTGTTACTACTGTTGAATCATCCGATATTGTTCAGGATTTTAAGAAGAAGGTGAATGTTTTAAAAGTTGAAGTGGTTGTTCATGAGGAGGCGGTGTTAAAAATGCAACAAGAGTGTGATGCAGAGCGTGAGGGCAGCAGGTTCTTGCGTGAGAAAGTTGATTCCCTGAAGTATGATCGGGTCAGGTTAGTGACAGAGGTGATCCTATATGTGAGCAGGTCTTTGTTGTATAGCGATGAAGTTAGTCAACTTTTGGGGGAGATGGCTTCAGCTGAAAGGGCTGAAGAAAGGTCGACTGTTTTAGAAGAGTTTGTTGCAGAAGGTAAATGTGATTTGCAGTGCCGGGGAGATTTTATTGCAAATGCCTCTCATGACCTTGAAATTGCCAACCAGAAGCGGAAGGAGGCTATTTTTCGTTACCTGAAGAAGGTTGTGGCTAACCCAATGCTGATGTAG